The Eremothecium gossypii ATCC 10895 chromosome IV, complete sequence genome contains a region encoding:
- the TRZ1 gene encoding tRNase Z (Syntenic homolog of Saccharomyces cerevisiae YKR079C (TRZ1)): MFRIIPVTQPTADTKHPLLQLLAGHGDRYFFGKIPEGAQRACIEGKARLSRLNNIFLTGEMDWASIGGLPGMILTASDQGNKNMRLTYGSALLGYVVSTWRYFVFRFGMDLDVNTMKDGETYRDELISVKALNVRRPGMMGIEPLGKAAVQQFKFLAERMFPMLAPTAYQDPSSDPELSMRLPKDTMLQVSTSYEITFNPVRGKFDAKEAARLGVPGGPVRRELAEGRSITLADGTVITPEQVVHKQREFARVLILDVPSDDYIPAFFEKFADYNVEGLGAVYYLLGSEVTVSNELIRFMELFDGKTVKHFVSHDTITPNNISFWDSSVTMLKLKTLQPSSYNIPFTDRTLSGDFYRCFDKQLPVDAVVDNTSESPFSSTIESSRVFIYSTRVTASIEPYTPGDEPLKINITESPDRYQSWEEVYQKRIEPLKIENSNLHDVVTSQKEVDNFNTEGKRRDVEIMTLGTGSALPSKYRNVISTLLKIPYDADGRILNRNIILDAGENTLGSIHRLLHKVKIPRFFRDLKMIYLSHLHADHHLGIASLLKEWYLHNKEDPEAKIYLVAPWKYDTFIEEWFTLEDRSILERVNYISCEHFLDGPKRKPQGYQPSLGYPEEIDTTARNRLNLLVEKNGEKRRYVSDNSTVNIPWRHIRNMQKDLQIASFKTCRAIHCEWAYSNAISFYVGSSSKEQFKVSYSGDTRPNFDKFAKGIGKHSDLLIHEATLDNELLADAKKKKHSTINEAISVSNTMGAKKVILTHFSQRYPKAPQISGSLEVKAEACCYAFDGMIINYKSLGQQVTKLRYLRGLFAEEEDIESGQD, encoded by the coding sequence ATGTTTCGCATAATTCCTGTTACACAGCCCACTGCAGACACTAAACACCCACTACTGCAACTACTGGCTGGCCATGGAGATCGATACTTCTTTGGCAAGATCCCCGAGGGTGCACAGCGAGCTTGTATTGAGGGCAAGGCTCGCTTATCTCGACTTAACAATATATTTTTGACGGGCGAGATGGACTGGGCCAGCATAGGAGGGCTGCCAGGCATGATACTGACGGCTTCTGACCAAGGTAATAAGAACATGCGGCTGACGTATGGGTCAGCGCTTTTAGGCTATGTCGTGAGCACCTGGAGATATTTCGTGTTCCGCTTCGGAATGGACCTTGATGTTAATACTATGAAAGACGGGGAGACATATCGGGATGAACTAATATCAGTGAAGGCTTTAAACGTTCGGCGACCTGGTATGATGGGAATCGAGCCCCTGGGCAAGGCGGCGGTACAACAGTTTAAGTTCCTGGCGGAACGCATGTTCCCTATGCTTGCTCCTACAGCTTATCAGGATCCCTCCTCTGATCCAGAGCTCTCTATGCGGTTACCAAAGGATACTATGCTTCAAGTCTCAACGTCATATGAGATAACCTTCAACCCAGTCAGAGGAAAGTTTGATGCTAAAGAGGCTGCTAGGTTAGGGGTGCCTGGCGGGCCGGTGCGCCGCGAACTTGCAGAAGGACGGAGCATCACTCTGGCGGATGGTACTGTTATAACGCCTGAGCAGGTTGTACACAAACAACGGGAATTTGCTAGGGTGTTGATCCTCGATGTACCTAGCGATGACTATATCCCAGCCTTCTTCGAAAAATTTGCTGATTACAATGTGGAAGGGTTAGGTGCAGTGTACTACCTTCTGGGATCAGAGGTAACAGTTTCTAACGAATTAATACGCTTTATGGAACTCTTTGATGGTAAGACTGTAAAACATTTTGTTTCTCATGATACTATAACACCGAATAATATCTCGTTCTGGGACTCAAGTGTAACGATGTTGAAGCTTAAAACATTGCAGCCTTCTTCTTACAACATTCCGTTTACTGATCGTACCCTTTCTGGGGATTTCTACAGATGCTTTGATAAACAGCTCCCAGTGGATGCCGTGGTGGATAATACCAGTGAATCTCCATTTAGCTCAACCATTGAAAGCTCTCGTGTCTTTATCTACTCTACCCGTGTAACTGCTAGCATTGAGCCATATACGCCTGGAGATGAACCCTTGAAGATAAACATTACAGAGTCACCGGACAGGTACCAGTCATGGGAAGAAGTTTACCAGAAACGTATAGAGCCCTTGAAGATTGAGAATTCAAACTTACATGATGTCGTGACATCGCAAAAAGAAGTGGATAATTTCAACACTGAAGGCAAGAGAAGAGATGTAGAGATTATGACCTTGGGTACGGGCAGTGCTCTTCCTTCTAAGTACAGAAATGTTATTTCGACCTTACTCAAAATCCCATATGACGCTGATGGACGCATTCTTAATAGGAATATTATCCTAGATGCTGGTGAAAATACACTGGGCTCGATCCATAGGTTACTACACAAAGTTAAAATACCGAGATTTTTCAGAGACTTGAAGATGATATACTTGAGCCATCTACATGCTGACCATCATCTAGGGATAGCCTCGCTGCTAAAAGAATGGTACCTACACAACAAGGAGGATCCAGAGGCGAAGATTTATTTGGTAGCTCCATGGAAGTATGATACCTTTATTGAAGAGTGGTTCACCTTGGAAGACCGTAGTATACTAGAAAGGGTTAACTATATCAGCTGTGAGCACTTTTTAGATGGGCCGAAAAGGAAACCACAGGGTTACCAGCCAAGTTTGGGTTATCCTGAAGAAATCGATACCACTGCGCGCAACAGGTTGAATCTTCTTGTTGAAAAGAATGGGGAAAAGAGGAGGTATGTCTCTGATAATTCTACGGTAAATATACCGTGGAGACACATTCGGAATATGCAGAAGGACCTGCAGATTGCATCATTCAAGACTTGCCGTGCGATACACTGCGAATGGGCGTATTCGAACGCAATCTCTTTCTACGTCGGTAGCTCTTCGAAGGAGCAGTTTAAGGTATCATATTCTGGAGACACGCGGCCGAACTTTGACAAGTTCGCGAAGGGGATTGGGAAGCATTCTGACCTTTTGATCCACGAGGCGACGCTTGACAATGAGCTACTCGCGGACgcaaagaagaagaagcacAGCACTATCAATGAAGCTATTTCTGTCTCAAATACCATGGGCGCGAAGAAGGTGATACTAACGCATTTTTCCCAGCGTTATCCTAAGGCACCGCAAATTTCTGGCAGCTTAGAGGTTAAAGCAGAGGCATGCTGCTATGCCTTTGACGGTATGATTATAAACTATAAGAGCCTTGGTCAACAGGTTACAAAGCTCAGGTACCTAAGAGGGCTTTTCGCAGAGGAGGAAGACATAGAATCGGGTCAAGACTAA
- the GYP1 gene encoding GTPase-activating protein GYP1 (Syntenic homolog of Saccharomyces cerevisiae YOR070C (GYP1)): protein MAIRTVPHNGNGSKEMYQKSNSSSSSLVGSLIKSWKTPSSAKSNQLASPSLEPADSDGNISAIRRSQTMQRSLSSHSSSHRGVHLSPLRSNTTGGSNHAGGKKDKYFTDLDEDWSAVIDDYNTPIPMMANGGIETMIRPLMGAQKTADKGARSSPLRRSGSYPSLPQMSTPGGKHISAELRLQLEAQHERDVQELNAVMQRLAKFQAVLEPQGSASQVIKLNDLRKLSWNGVPMVHRPQVWKLLIGYLPANLKRQQSTIQRKRQEYRDGIQRVFSDLHLRDEPTWHQIEIDIPRTNPHIPLYQFKVVQESLQKILYLWAIRHPASGYVQGINDLVTPFYQVFLSEYLSPSQKDKVDTLDPASYLTPSQQQDVEADSFWCLTKLVEQITDYYIHGQPGILTQVKHLGQLVKRIDGDLYAHFQAEGVEFIQFAVRWMSCLLMREFQMNMVIRMWDTYLSETSLETYTDSPAKSVSAITSPPSTMASSATGASAAVGSSPNAPPRQPSLSEFHVFVCAAFLVKWSDQLVSMDFQAIITFLQNPPTRHWTESEVEMLLSEAYIWQSLYKDAISHWR, encoded by the coding sequence ATGGCTATCAGGACGGTTCCCCATAATGGGAATGGGTCCAAAGAAATGTACCAAAAGTCAAATTCATCATCTTCGTCGCTTGTGGGCTCGCTGATCAAGTCGTGGAAGACGCCGTCATCGGCGAAGTCGAATCAGCTGGCGTCGCCATCGCTGGAGCCTGCAGATAGCGATGGGAATATTAGCGCCATCAGGAGGTCGCAGACTATGCAGCGGTCCCTGTCGAgccacagcagcagccacCGCGGCGTGCACTTGAGCCCGCTTCGGAGCAACACCACGGGCGGGTCTAACCACGCTGGCGGCAAAAAAGACAAGTATTTTACGGACCTGGACGAGGACTGGAGTGCGGTAATTGACGATTACAACACACCCATACCGATGATGGCAAACGGCGGGATCGAGACGATGATACGGCCACTAATGGGGGCACAGAAGACGGCTGACAagggcgcgcgcagctcgcCGCTGCGGCGGTCGGGCAGCTACCCTAGCTTGCCGCAGATGTCTACACCGGGCGGGAAGCATATCAGCGCTGAACTGCGCTTGCAGCTGGAGGCCCAGCACGAGCGCGATGTACAGGAGCTTAATGCCGTGATGCAACGCCTGGCCAAGTTTCAGGCAGTGCTGGAACCGCAAGGCAGTGCGTCCCAGGTGATTAAACTGAACGATCTACGGAAACTGAGCTGGAATGGCGTTCCCATGGTACACAGGCCTCAGGTATGGAAGCTGTTGATCGGCTACTTACCTGCAAATCTCAAGCGCCAGCAGAGTACCATCCAGCGGAAACGCCAGGAGTACCGCGACGGCATCCAGCGCGTATTCTCGGATCTTCACTTGCGCGATGAACCAACATGGCACCAGATTGAGATAGACATCCCCAGGACGAATCCCCACATACCCCTATATCAGTTCAAGGTTGTGCAGGAAAGCTTGCAAAAGATCCTCTACCTGTGGGCAATCAGACACCCCGCTAGCGGCTACGTGCAGGGAATCAACGACCTCGTAACACCCTTCTACCAAGTGTTCCTATCCGAGTACCTTTCTCCCTCGCAGAAAGACAAGGTGGACACCTTGGACCCCGCATCGTATCTCACGCCGAGTCAGCAACAAGATGTCGAGGCAGATTCTTTCTGGTGTCTCACGAAACTCGTGGAACAGATCACAGACTACTATATCCACGGACAACCAGGTATTCTAACCCAGGTCAAACATCTCGGCCAGTTGGTCAAACGTATCGACGGTGACCTGTATGCGCATTTCCAGGCCGAGGGCGTGGAGTTCATTCAGTTTGCCGTCCGGTGGATGAGCTGCCTGCTGATGCGCGAGTTCCAAATGAACATGGTAATTCGGATGTGGGACACATATCTATCAGAGACTTCTCTCGAAACATATACTGATTCTCCCGCCAAGTCTGTATCAGCTATCACTTCTCCGCCGTCCACTATGGCCTCGTCTGCAACAGGCGCTTCTGCTGCTGTGGGCTCTTCACCAAATGCCCCTCCACGCCAGCCATCTCTCAGCGAATTTCATGTTTTCGTCTGTGCCGCCTTCCTAGTGAAATGGAGCGATCAGTTGGTCAGCATGGACTTCCAGGCTATCATTACCTTCCTACAGAACCCGCCTACGAGGCACTGGACAGAGTCTGAAGTCGAGATGTTGCTTAGTGAAGCTTATATTTGGCAGTCATTATATAAGGATGCTATTTCCCACTGGCGCTAA
- the RPF2 gene encoding rRNA-binding ribosome biosynthesis protein RPF2 (Syntenic homolog of Saccharomyces cerevisiae YKR081C (RPF2)): MIRTVKPKNARAKRALEKKEPKLTENVKQALLIPGQTSNKLLHDVMVDLGGLKKPDVKRFTRKNELRPFEDASGVEFLSEKNDSSLVVVCSNSKKRRNNLTFIRTFGYKVYDMMELQIAENYKLLADFRKQTFAVGLKPMFSFQGAAFDSHPVYKHVKSLFLDFFRGEVTKLQDVAGLQHVIAMTIQGDFEDGEPLPNVLFRVYRLKTYRSSQGGKKLPRVELVEIGPRLDFKIGRIHTPSPELVKEAHRKAKQLEVKTAKNVEIDSMGDKIGRVHVGKQDLNQLQTRKMKGLKSKYDQVDAEEEEYLKDEETYLDDDSYGDDFVTATDIEPPAKKQRK, from the coding sequence ATGATTAGAACCGTAAAGCCCAAGAATGCCAGGGCCAAGAGAGCTCTGGAGAAAAAAGAGCCGAAATTGACGGAGAACGTGAAGCAAGCGCTTTTAATTCCTGGCCAAACTTCGAATAAGCTCTTGCACGATGTTATGGTGGACCTTGGTGGACTCAAGAAGCCTGATGTGAAGCGCTTCACGCGGAAGAACGAGCTTCGTCCGTTTGAGGATGCGTCGGGTGTCGAATTTCTCAGCGAGAAGAATGACAGCTCGTTGGTGGTGGTCTGCTCCAACTCGAAGAAGCGGCGCAACAACTTGACATTCATAAGGACGTTTGGGTACAAGGTTTACGACATGATGGAGCTGCAGATTGCAGAGAACTACAAATTGCTAGCGGACTTCCGGAAGCAGACGTTTGCAGTGGGGTTGAAACCGATGTTTTCCTTCCAAGGTGCGGCATTCGACTCTCACCCAGTATACAAGCACGTCAAGTCTTTGTTCCTCGACTTCTTCCGCGGTGAGGTGACCAAGCTGCAAGACGTTGCAGGGCTTCAGCATGTGATAGCAATGACGATCCAGGGCGACTTTGAGGATGGCGAGCCATTGCCCAACGTCCTTTTCCGCGTCTACAGGCTTAAGACGTACAGAAGCAGCCAAGGTGGTAAGAAGTTGCCGCGTGTGGAGCTTGTGGAGATTGGACCACGCCTGGACTTCAAGATTGGCCGTATTCACACGCCTTCGCCAGAACTGGTGAAGGAGGCTCACCGGAAGGCTAAGCAGCTTGAGGTCAAGACGGCGAAGAACGTTGAGATAGACAGCATGGGTGACAAGATTGGTCGGGTGCATGTCGGCAAGCAAGACCTCAACCAGCTGCAGACACGGAAAATGAAGGGGCTTAAATCCAAGTATGACCAAGTCGACGCTGAGGAGGAGGAGTACCTGAAAGACGAAGAAACTTATCTAGACGATGATAGCTACGGCGACGACTTCGTTACAGCTACTGACATCGAGCCACCAGCCAAGAAGCAGAGAAAATAG
- the VPS5 gene encoding sorting nexin 1 (Syntenic homolog of Saccharomyces cerevisiae YOR069W (VPS5) and YKR078W): MDSNNWLEAPKWGSATDNTVGQLSQTLGTLGQGVLGGSAAKEELEHNAWGAGPERTGNENDGAEGQEEHSQKLLSTLAPHEDPLQGLGEIRSPGKDDPLFAGGSPLTVEPEPQGTNRAAGGKKHGKVQRLFSTTMRRRAALGAEQRADLIQDPLAREAAPTQPAPAVEVARPRVAVQAEAPLFELPAQERVETAPAAPVALETFAIAVVDPVKVADRTFSHVEYSVRTRSPLVGDAEVSVQRRYRDFRWLYRQLQSNHWGKVIPPPPDKQKVGRFKQDFIENRRFQMERMLQRIAQNAALQNDQDFLLFLTSTNFVQDSKEREQATGSRASSDSNDLSEIHLSELTLLGPDDAESVIRNGGLESDTGSLFMSLSFSSVPKYTEPDTFIMEKRQHIDVMEEQLRQMYKSLELVDSQKNELVSVIKEFAATINSLVELEASKRISSILSNFAEVHLRIMESLQRTSLQDSLTLGVTIDEYLRSLGSIKAVFNQRAKLGYYLVIVESDLHKKQAHLQKLTTSGKSPTDKAAAAKQELANLQRRHKTIKDHWEHIAETLRDELAAYSEAKITDFRNNLEIYLESAIETQKECIELWETFYQNNL, encoded by the coding sequence ATGGACAGCAACAACTGGCTAGAAGCCCCGAAGTGGGGCAGCGCTACGGACAACACGGTGGGTCAGCTGAGCCAGACGCTGGGAACGCTGGGGCAGGGCGTGCTGGGCGGGTCGGCGGCCaaggaggagctggagcacAACGCGTGGGGCGCGGGGCCAGAACGGACGGGCAACGAGAACGACGGGGCGGAGGGGCAGGAGGAACACTCGCAGAAGCTGCTGAGCACGCTGGCGCCGCACGAGGACCCGCTGCAGGGGCTGGGGGAGATACGGTCGCCGGGGAAGGACGACCCGCTGTTTGCCGGGGGCTCGCCTCTGACGGTGGAGCCGGAGCCGCAGGGCACGAACCGGGCAGCGGGGGGCAAGAAGCACGGGAAGGTGCAGCGGCTGTTCAGCACGACGatgcggcggcgggcggcgctGGGCGCAGAGCAGCGCGCGGACCTGATCCAGGACCCACTGGCGCGCGAGGCGGCGCCGACGcagccggcgccggcggtGGAGGTGGCGCGGCCACGGGTTGCGGTGCAGGCGGAGGCGCCGCTGTTTGAGCTACCGGCGCAGGAGCGTGTGGAgacggcgccggcggcgccggtgGCGCTTGAGACGTTTGCCATCGCGGTGGTGGACCCAGTGAAGGTCGCGGACCGGACGTTCTCGCACGTGGAGTACTCGGTGCGCACGCGGTCGCCGCTCGTGGGCGATGCGGAGGTCAGCGTGCAGCGGCGGTACCGGGACTTCCGGTGGCTCTACCGGCAGCTTCAGAGCAACCACTGGGGGAAGGTGATTCCGCCGCCCCCAGACAAGCAAAAGGTGGGGCGGTTCAAGCAGGACTTCATCGAGAATCGGCGGTTCCAGATGGAGCGAATGTTGCAGCGCATCGCGCAGAACGCGGCCCTACAGAACGACCAGGACTTCCTGTTGTTCCTCACGAGCACGAACTTTGTGCAGGACTCGAAGGAGCGCGAGCAGGCCACTGGCTCGCGCGCGTCGAGTGACAGCAACGATCTTTCGGAGATTCACCTGAGCGAGCTGACGCTTCTGGGGCCTGACGATGCAGAGAGCGTTATTCGCAACGGAGGGTTGGAAAGCGACACCGGGTCTCTCTTCATGAGTCTTTCCTTCAGTTCAGTGCCCAAATATACAGAGCCAGATACCTTTATCATGGAAAAACGGCAGCATATCGATGTAATGGAGGAGCAGCTACGTCAGATGTACAAGTCCTTAGAGCTCGTGGATAGTCAGAAAAACGAGCTAGTGTCTGTAATCAAGGAGTTCGCGGCCACGATCAATTCTCTGGTGGAATTGGAAGCCTCGAAGAGGATATCGAGCATTTTATCGAACTTTGCGGAAGTCCACTTGCGCATTATGGAGTCTCTCCAACGGACTTCCCTGCAGGACTCGCTGACTCTCGGTGTGACGATCGATGAATACCTCAGGTCACTAGGCAGTATCAAGGCGGTTTTCAATCAGCGGGCAAAGTTGGGCTACTATTTGGTCATTGTCGAATCCGACCTACACAAGAAGCAAGCACATCTGCAGAAACTAACGACAAGCGGCAAGAGTCCAACTGATAAAGCCGCTGCGGCCAAGCAGGAGCTCGCCAACCTACAACGGAGGCATAAGACAATAAAGGATCACTGGGAACACATTGCAGAAACTTTGCGGGATGAGCTAGCAGCATATAGTGAAGCTAAAATCACAGATTTCAGGAACAACCTGGAGATATACCTCGAATCTGCGATCGAAACACAAAAGGAGTGCATTGAACTGTGGGAAACATTCTACCAAAATAATTTGTAG
- the MTD1 gene encoding methylenetetrahydrofolate dehydrogenase (NAD(+)) (Syntenic homolog of Saccharomyces cerevisiae YKR080W (MTD1)) — MSATKPGATILASAISKTYVPEITAKVEQLRAVRPAGPLLVGFLANEDPAAEMYASWTKKTCEAMGFRYELRKVDDRDLLEEAIIEANMDEGVDGILVYFPVFGNAQDQYLQQVVAREKDVEGLNHVYYQNLYHNVRYLDDRQELKSILPCTPLAVVKIMEYLKVYNQLLPEGNRLYGKKCVIVNRSEIVGRPLAALLANDGATVYSVDVENIQEFTRGEGLKFSKHHVRDIGAYSEELLAQYCKDADVIITGVPSASYKFPTDCIKDGAVCINFSSHSNFDDSVKTRASLYVPSTGKVTISMLLRNMLRLIDNREKLKTLR; from the coding sequence ATGTCTGCAACTAAACCTGGGGCCACGATTCTTGCGTCAGCCATCTCGAAGACGTATGTTCCCGAGATAACTGCCAAagtggagcagctgcgggcTGTGCGGCCCGCGGGCCCGCTGCTAGTCGGGTTTTTGGCGAACGAGGACCCTGCAGCTGAGATGTACGCTTCGTGGACGAAGAAGACATGCGAGGCGATGGGGTTCAGGTACGAGCTGCGCAAGGTGGACGACCGGGACTTGCTGGAGGAGGCCATCATCGAGGCGAATATGGACGAGGGGGTGGACGGGATCCTGGTGTACTTTCCCGTGTTTGGGAACGCGCAGGACCAGTacctgcagcaggttgTGGCGCGGGAGAAGGACGTGGAGGGACTGAACCACGTGTACTACCAGAACCTGTACCACAATGTGCGGTACCTGGATGACCGGCAGGAGCTCAAGTCGATCTTGCCCTGCACGCCACTGGCCGTTGTGAAGATCATGGAGTACCTGAAGGTGTACAatcagctgctgccggagGGCAACCGGCTGTACGGTAAAAAGTGCGTGATCGTGAACCGGTCGGAGATCGTGGGGCGGCCGCTGGCCGCCCTGCTCGCAAACGACGGAGCAACTGTATACTCTGTGGACGTCGAGAACATCCAGGAGTTCACCCGTGGGGAGGGGCTCAAGTTCTCCAAGCACCATGTCAGAGACATTGGTGCGTACtcggaggagctgctggcgcagtACTGCAAAGATGCAGACGTCATCATCACCGGCGTACCGAGCGCGAGCTACAAGTTCCCGACGGACTGCATCAAGGATGGGGCTGTGTGCATCAACTTTTCGTCGCACAGCAACTTCGACGACTCCGTGAAGACCCGTGCTTCGCTGTATGTACCGTCCACCGGCAAGGTCACCATCTCCATGCTCCTCCGGAATATGCTCCGTCTGATTGATAATCGCGAGAAGCTCAAGACCCTGAGATAG